Part of the Gemmatimonadota bacterium genome is shown below.
ATGACGAATTTTTTCTTTATTAGCCGTTCCAAATAGAATTTTCTTCATTAAAAATTAAACCTCTGTCTATAGTCAAAACAGTGCTTCTTTTGGAACGGATTCAAGGCTTTCCCGTCCATTCAATCTGGTAAGGGGGTGGCTGCGTACCGTCGATATCTGTAAATCCATATTCACGAGATAGGTTTCCAACATTGAGAACCTGCCCTGTTCGTGATATAATATCCGGGTCGCAAGCAAGGGCGACGACAGCTCTACCTGCGTATTGGGTTGATTCAGTTTTTGGTGGTAGATTTTGAGAGACAACAGGTGGCCTTTGATATTCACCTCGAATTTCCTCTTGGGATAACATCCCTTCGTTTCGAATGAAGCCTGGAGAAAGAGCAATAGATGCAATATTGTGAGGCTTCAATTCCTGAGCCATAGCGAACATAAGCCGACCCATTGCAGTCAAAGCAAAGTCCTGGGGCACTGGTTCAAGATATTTGTCTTGATCCCAGAAAGTAATATTGATGATCAGTCCTTGTTTTCGAGGAAGCATTAGTTTTGCACCTATTCGACAAGCAGTGTATGAGGTGCGAACGCCTGTCTGATACATTTTATCAATGCGCCAATTCGGCTGGTCCCAGAAGGGCTTGCTGAAATTCTCCATATTGTCGTAGCCGCCCCAGATGACATTTACAAGAATATCAATATAACCCTTCTCCTCCTTGATTTGTTCATAAACGCCATTGACTTGATCATCATCTGTATGATCACATTGAATTGGGATTCCCTTTCCACCCATCTCTGTCACCAATTGTGCTGTTTTATCAATTGTTGCATTAGGCCATTCAGGGCGTTGTGAGTCTTCTTTTGTGCTACGACCAGTAACATAGACCGTACATCCATGTTCCCCCAAGACAAGAGCGATTCCTTGTCCCAATCCTCTACTTCCTCCAGTGACAAGGGCGATCTTTCCATTCAAGTTTGCCATAGATTCCTCCAATTCCATTTTGCGAAGTGCATTTACTAATGGCCCGATTTTTGTCTCGATAATACGGCGTTTTCTTTTTGCATGGGAGCGACCCCGTTCAAAACTGCGGTCGCCAAGTTCTTCGTCAAAGGGGCCATCATCCCAACCAAAATCCCACAACTCAACCAAAGCAATCCCCACTTCTTTGATGTTGAAAGTAAATGGGATACTACGCCGACAGAATGTCTCCTCTGTGAACGGCAATTCATCTTGGGGGCTGCGCGGAGTATATTCAAGAACAACCGTGAAATTCATGAGATGTCCTTGTTTTTGGGCGTAGGGCGACGCAGCGCAACAACGGTGTGTTTGGCAAAGAAAATCCCCGTCAGAACCTACTGAACGGGGATCTATATCACAAAACTTGTTCTATAATAAACTCAGGTAACCCGCTCTCTTCGTTCACTTGGATAAAGCGAAAGATACTCTCTCACCTCGAGATTCATCCGATCTATTTCGGCCAGATAGCCTCCTGCCGATAACCAATAGTTCTGTGGATTGGTTTCGACCTGTCGAAGCTTTTCTACTTGTCGCTGAAAATATTGGATGCGTTCCTTGGTCGCATCAAGCTCCTGATCGTTCTGAATCATCGCTGACCACCTCTACTATTCCACGTCGTGTTTTGTCCCGCTTGATCAGCCAGTGTTCCAGTGCCTCTTGATCTCCGTCGAATTCAGGCCAATTCTTCATCTGGAGTCAAATTTTCCAGAATAATATGTACGGTTCGAATCGACTTCGGTTTGGCTACTCTCGTAACAATATAGCTTCCGATACCGGTCATTTCCAGCGAAATTTTCTCTATGCTCAAGTATACTGAACGAACTTGAACTTCTTGTTGTGCGTTGCCTCCACTTCACCAACAGAACGCGGTTAAGGCCTCGACCAGGCCAAGTCAACTGCGAATGCCCCCAGCGGAGTGAGGGGCAAGGACCGGGTCCGACTCTCGGTGCACTACTCGCAACGATCAGTTGAGCCGTCTTGTTCGAACCTGAGATCGAGCAAACCAACAGTCACATTATAGACAATGCCGACATGGTGTACCGAGTCGTCTGGACGCGCTACACTTTTTGGGCGTAAAACCGAGTTTTCAGACACTACCTAAGTCTGCATGAGGATTTCAACTCGATTCCCAAAAGGATCCCGAAATTCGAAGCGATTGATGCCGGGAATTGCGATGGATTTTTCTATCTCGACGCCCGCCTCAGCAAGCAGAGACCTCCAAAAAGAGATGTCTGTCACCTCGTAGGCCAGGTGTGCCTTGGTAGCCAGCCGATCCACGCCCTCTTCGATTCCTACGTGAACCTGGCGATCACCGACTTGCAACCACAATCCACCTCGGGCCTTAAGCGATTCCGGCTTCTCGATTTCGGGTAACCCTAAAATGCCGCAATAGAACTCCCTCGCAGCATCCTCAGCGCCCCTGGGTACCGTAATCTGTGCGTGGTGTAAGCTCTTAATCATTTCCCTTTCCAGCCTAAGATGCGAATCCGGTTTGCGTGTAACATTCTCGCGGGTTGCGAACCTGCAAAGCGGGTTGCTGAAGACCATGGCGCAAATGCGCCACAGCACAAGTGGACCTGTTATATGCCTGTGGTAGGTTTGGATCGCATAAGAAACGGTAAGGGAAGATCAGGGTCGGGTTTCTTCCGCCTTTCCGAAGCCTCCGTAGAGAGCGAACAGACCTTTCTTCCAAAGCACATCAACTCTCTCAAACCCGACTTTTGATAGCAGAGAGAGATGATGAGGAATATCTAATGGAGAATCTTCTATCAAAGAGTTCTTCAGGATCGGCTCAACTCTATCTTCTGGAAAGTTTCGTCGAAGCAACTCAGCCCAATCCTCGAATCCAAGCATGGTCAGTTCTGCTTTTGAGCCGTGAACGTGATCAAGACACAGAAAGCACCCGCCTGGCTTGATCCAACTGCGAATCCGTGTGTATAGACCCTCGTATTCCGATTCTAGCCTGCCATGACACAGCGCATACGATGAGACCACACAATCGAACGAATCGGCTTCAAGTTGTACGTCATCATCTGCGAACAAATCCCCGACAACGGTTCTGAACTCGGCACCGATCTCCTCTAGCTGTCTCGCTGCTTCCGTCAGAAGCTTTTCCGATACATCCAAGAGCGTAACCTGGCTCTGGGGAAACCGACTCAAAACAAGCTTCGAGAGCCTGCCCGTACCAGCTCCCAGGTCCAGAACGGAAGGGGCGGGGGGAACAAGGGTGGCCATAGTTCGGAACATGAGTTCGTGCGTGTACTGGAAGTCGGGTGAGACCTTGCTCGCATTTGGAAAAAAATTGAAAGCGTCGGCCACATCCCGAAAACCCTGGTTAACTTGCTCCCGCGTCTTCTTGATGGCAATCCCTTGATCCAGCATATCCCGAATCTCTGAAAACGCACGATCGTCCATTTTGGATCTCCAAATGTCTCTACGGTTCTGCTGTATCCCCGCATTCCTGCATGCTCAGTCAAAAAGCTGCCAAGGCATATAATGTCCTGCCGGTTTGCGAACTCGCGCAGCGTATTGCCAAAAAGCCAAGGCGCAAATCGTGCTGTTAACTGACGTTGCCCAATCCGAGACTGGTGTATCACTTAGCTAACCCTTGCCGGTTCGTGGTTCACCTCCAAAACGGAGCAGGTTGCCGTCCAAATCTACGACATGCAACTCGCACGCCCAGGGATTATCGATCAACTCTCCTCTTATGTGCGCGCCCGACGATGTAAGCTCATGATAAAGTCCTTCAATGTCTTCGACGCCTATCCAAACCGTACCATGTGCCTCGCCGACTGGATTGGCACTGAGATATATCGTCCAATCATCTCGACTCACGGATGCAAACGAACCGTCGTGCGTCCAATCCACCCTGAAACCCAAAGCGTTCTGATAGTATTCCAGACTGCTGTCAAAGTCTGAGCAGCTGAGAATCGGGATTATATTCTCCACCATCTTGTGCATGAGAACCTCCAATTTTACCCTGTAAGTATGTCTCAACAGCAATCCCAGGTGCGGAGGTCTCTAGGAAGCTGTTTTGAAGGTGTTGGGTTTGGTGGGTGCGAGCATTTCTTTTAGAGAGACCGAATGCTCCTTGACAATCATCCTATCCTCATGAAAGGTGACAAAGTTGAAGCACGGCGGGTGCTCTTCGTCAAAGTTCACTTCCTGTTCATTAGGCCAATAGTTGAGTTGGCAAAAGGTGCTGCCTACACTGATATAGGCAATGCCATCCTTGTGGATATGGGTCCCCCGATGAACATGACCGAAGAAAACACCTCGAAGACGCTCTCTTGCAGGCAACAGTGCTTCATGCAATTCAGTACCATTAAGCATGCCCACGTCTCTAGAATACCACTTGGAATCCAAATCGAGGGGCGAGTGATGCATAAAAACAGTCAACGAGCCGTTCTGCTGGCTAACCTCCGCGCGAACAAAATCAAGCTGATCTTTTGTTACTTTACCAAAGTGACCGGCCTCTTCGTATGGCTGCTGGGTATCTAACACCAGAAACCGTTCGCCCTGATATGAGAATCGATAGCAGTTCAGGTCTGAATTGGATAGTACATCCTCTTTAGGACCCATTGTTAGATGCACGCGCATATAATCACGCGTGTCATGATTGCCTGTTACAAAGTAGATTGGGACGTTGATTTGAGAAAATGCTTCTGCCGCCAGTTCGTAGGCGACCTCAGTATTATGATTCGCTACATCCCCTGTATGAATCACAAATTGGGGTCGCGTCGGCAGGCTGTTTATAGCTTCAAGGACCCGCAATAGATTACGGAATGGATTGTTGCCTAACGCGACCCAATCTCTCAAATGTCCTAAGTGTGTGTCACTGATATGGACGAAATGCAGGGAATCTGCCATGTTTTCCTCCTTTATCAGGGAGATGGGATCCAATGACTCATATTTGCCCTTTTCAGATTCCGAAGACACACTCAAGCGTTCTGCTTGCTCAGCTCGGTAGCGGTCAATCCATTGGGCATTGAGGTCGTCAGCCAGACGCCTGTGGCGTGTCTGAATCTCGCGCCCGGGTGGTAGCTTGAGGCCGAGGAAGTCAAGGATGCCACAGGTCACACCGACGGGATCGGTCGCAAGGTCTTCGTACCGCACAAGGTAAGGCTGAATACCAACCGAAGCAAACCACGCCCGCCATGCTGCATTGTGCTCATTGATCATCTGAACCAACTTGCAGATCTGGTCGAAGTCGAACCTGGGTTCTTGTTTTGGCTGTTCCGATCTCGCCTGATCAGTCTCGAACCAGACGTTGGTTTGCTCGGCGCGGTGCCAGGAGACGGCCTGCGCCAGAACATCGTCGCGCTGGAGATAGACAAAGCGCGTATGGCCGAACGCTCGGTTCAATAGGTCGATATCGCCACCAGTGATAGCTGGATAGACCGTGCCCAATCTGTCGACCATATAGTCCAAAGTTCCCCACATAATCCTTGCGGCAAACACGCCATTCTCGGTCCTGCCTGCAGCAAGGGCCGCTCGCGCGAATTCGGAATATTCAAAGATCCCATCAGACGAGCGGACAATGTCCCATCGGGCGGCCCACATTTGCTCGTCGGGCTGGCGGAAGTATGACTCAGGACGACCCGCGACTTCCGCAGACGCCAGCAATCCACACAACAAGGTACTGCCTGTGCGTGGGGTGGCACAGATCAAGTACGAATCGGTGCGTCCCATCCGACGTACGCTTTCCTGCTTGCCTCTTGATCTCTCTGACTCTTTCATTGATTCTTCTTTAAAACAGCTTCTTAATAAAATCGACCAAAATCTGGGAAACTGACTTCAAAAAGATACGCGAGCTTTGTAAACACAGCTCGTCCACCTGGGAGTCTATCAACAAACACAAAGTAGAAGTGGCTTTCTGGGGTGAACTCGTAGTCAAAGATTGCGTTGAAATTGTAGCTGATCTCATCCTGCAACCGTTCATCTACGCGTTCAAAAAAAATGCGCCAACCGATCTTTTGGGTCAATTGATAGTTACTGCGGAGCCGGAAAATTAGCGTATTTCGATGTGTACGCCAAAAGAAATTATCCAGGTCGAGATCAGCGGT
Proteins encoded:
- a CDS encoding SDR family NAD(P)-dependent oxidoreductase, whose protein sequence is MNFTVVLEYTPRSPQDELPFTEETFCRRSIPFTFNIKEVGIALVELWDFGWDDGPFDEELGDRSFERGRSHAKRKRRIIETKIGPLVNALRKMELEESMANLNGKIALVTGGSRGLGQGIALVLGEHGCTVYVTGRSTKEDSQRPEWPNATIDKTAQLVTEMGGKGIPIQCDHTDDDQVNGVYEQIKEEKGYIDILVNVIWGGYDNMENFSKPFWDQPNWRIDKMYQTGVRTSYTACRIGAKLMLPRKQGLIINITFWDQDKYLEPVPQDFALTAMGRLMFAMAQELKPHNIASIALSPGFIRNEGMLSQEEIRGEYQRPPVVSQNLPPKTESTQYAGRAVVALACDPDIISRTGQVLNVGNLSREYGFTDIDGTQPPPYQIEWTGKP
- a CDS encoding VOC family protein, which translates into the protein MIKSLHHAQITVPRGAEDAAREFYCGILGLPEIEKPESLKARGGLWLQVGDRQVHVGIEEGVDRLATKAHLAYEVTDISFWRSLLAEAGVEIEKSIAIPGINRFEFRDPFGNRVEILMQT
- a CDS encoding class I SAM-dependent methyltransferase, which produces MDDRAFSEIRDMLDQGIAIKKTREQVNQGFRDVADAFNFFPNASKVSPDFQYTHELMFRTMATLVPPAPSVLDLGAGTGRLSKLVLSRFPQSQVTLLDVSEKLLTEAARQLEEIGAEFRTVVGDLFADDDVQLEADSFDCVVSSYALCHGRLESEYEGLYTRIRSWIKPGGCFLCLDHVHGSKAELTMLGFEDWAELLRRNFPEDRVEPILKNSLIEDSPLDIPHHLSLLSKVGFERVDVLWKKGLFALYGGFGKAEETRP
- a CDS encoding VOC family protein → MHKMVENIIPILSCSDFDSSLEYYQNALGFRVDWTHDGSFASVSRDDWTIYLSANPVGEAHGTVWIGVEDIEGLYHELTSSGAHIRGELIDNPWACELHVVDLDGNLLRFGGEPRTGKG
- a CDS encoding Stf0 family sulfotransferase; translation: MKESERSRGKQESVRRMGRTDSYLICATPRTGSTLLCGLLASAEVAGRPESYFRQPDEQMWAARWDIVRSSDGIFEYSEFARAALAAGRTENGVFAARIMWGTLDYMVDRLGTVYPAITGGDIDLLNRAFGHTRFVYLQRDDVLAQAVSWHRAEQTNVWFETDQARSEQPKQEPRFDFDQICKLVQMINEHNAAWRAWFASVGIQPYLVRYEDLATDPVGVTCGILDFLGLKLPPGREIQTRHRRLADDLNAQWIDRYRAEQAERLSVSSESEKGKYESLDPISLIKEENMADSLHFVHISDTHLGHLRDWVALGNNPFRNLLRVLEAINSLPTRPQFVIHTGDVANHNTEVAYELAAEAFSQINVPIYFVTGNHDTRDYMRVHLTMGPKEDVLSNSDLNCYRFSYQGERFLVLDTQQPYEEAGHFGKVTKDQLDFVRAEVSQQNGSLTVFMHHSPLDLDSKWYSRDVGMLNGTELHEALLPARERLRGVFFGHVHRGTHIHKDGIAYISVGSTFCQLNYWPNEQEVNFDEEHPPCFNFVTFHEDRMIVKEHSVSLKEMLAPTKPNTFKTAS